DNA sequence from the Oscillatoria sp. FACHB-1406 genome:
GCCGAAACCGAGCGTCAACGCGCCGAACTAGCGGAGGATGAGAATGCGCGTTTGCGAGAGCGCCTCCAAGCACTAGGGATTGACCCCGAAACCGTATAGTTTGGGGTGCAGACGATAGAACAACTTCAGTAGCGGTGTTTTTCGGTTACGCCGCTGCTCCGCAATCCTAACGTCCTTAGCAGCGTTAGGGTTAATCGAATCTTTGCAAAACGCAAGTCTGCATAAAGTTCCGACTAATTTTGCTCCGGAAGATTCATCTAATTTTTACGCGATCGCGGCACGGGATAAAGCTCTCGCAAAGCTCGCGATCGCGTTATTTATCGAAGATTTACACAGACGGTAATATTGCGTAAAAATTGCATAAAGACGCGCCCTAACCGATGACATCCGCATCAGTCATCTGTTTTGATGGTTTCAAGACCAGAGTGCAGGATTGGAAAGGAATCAGGCTACTAATTGCAGGCGATCGCGCGTTTCCCGAAGCTTTAACCAAACTTCCTCCACAGCACCTCGGAATTCCTAGCCGACAGGAACTCCCAGACGGCGCTTGCTTATCGCCAAAAATCCCTCCTTTACGAAAACTTTCGAGAAATCAAGATCGATGCCTATTTCAACTGCACTCGAACCCCAAGCCAAAGTCTCTTGGCAAGCGATCGGTTTTTTACTCACCAGCACGCTTTGTTTCGGATTGAATCCCGCCGCGCCCGCTGCAACCCTCACCAACGGTGCATTAACCATTGACATTCGCGAAGACAACGGCGCAATTGCCCGCGTCTCTTTCGGCAATAGCGACTTCTTCAACCCCGGAATGCCCATTTCTGACTATGGATTCCAAAATGGAACCGATACTAGCACCTTCTGGCTCAACTCCACCACCGGTTGGACGCAACAACCCGTAACCGTCAGCAATCGCCCGAAATCTGTCATCGTCACCGGAACTTATCGAGGCGGCAATGCTAACGTCGATTTTACGCGCACTTATTCCCTCATTTCCGGCTTAAATGTCTTGCGGGTGGAGACAAAATTTGTCAATCGCGGCGATGATGTTGCCCTGCGCTACTTCGATACCTTCGATCCCGACCAGGGTGTCGATCGCGGTAATGGGTTTGAAACCTATAACGATACCTACAATCTCTCAACCGATGCAGGGGTGGCTCGCGTGGCTCGTGCGACGGAGTTAGGCGGTTTAACGGTCGCGATCGGTTCGATTTCGCCGGAGGCCATTATCGGGCAAACGACGGGAATCGCGATCGGGAATGGTGCAAGCTTGAATAATTTCTTCGGCGCGCCTCTTGATGGTAATGGTATTTTTGCAGATTTCGGCTCTCACGTCGGCGCTTTCAAGATGTTGCTGAAAGCTGGGGAGTTAAAAAGCGTAACCTACGACCAAGCTTATGGACAGTCGCCAGAAGAAGCGAATCGAACATTTATTGCCGCCAATCGCAAGCAGGCCGTACCCGTTCCCGAACCGATGTCGATCGCGAGTTTAGCGATTATCGGCGCAGGGGGGATTGCTCGGACTCTCAAACGCAAGTCCCGCGCTTAAGAATTTTAAAGGTTGAATGATGAGCGTAGTTGTTTGTCCCGATATTACGCTTGCTGACGCGCTTTCCTTACCAATTCAACCCAAAATAACGGTTAAATCTTCCAAGAAACCTGCCCGGTTTCGTCTTTAATCGTTATCTGAGCGGCTCCTTTTTTACCGTCGGCAGTGGTAGCCGGACAAGTAAAAGTTTCACCAACTTTTTCAAAGAAACGCACGGGCGATTTGCTGCTACCGCAGTCAATTGTAATATCGAGTTGCTTTTGCTTCTTCACTTCATCTTTAATGGTTTGTTCGAGGGAAGCTACATTAAGAACATTTTTACTGTTCCAAGTAATAGTTCCTTTATCATCTTTCATTTCTACCGCTGCTTTGAATTTGCCTTGAGGAATTGTCACCTCGCAATCAAACTTCTTACCCGCTTCGATCTTTACATCAGGGGGACAATCAACAGCGGTAGCTTCAACCCCTTTCAAAGTGGTGGGGACGGATGTTTTAATAAAGTCTTCGACTTTTTTAGTCGTTTCCGACTTGGGGACTGCTGGGGTGGGCTTGCTGGTCGGGGAAGTTGTGGGAGAAGGCGTAGCGGAAGGGGTTTCTCCAGTGGGACTCGTCGTGGCAACGGGTTGATTATCATTCTTTCCTCCGCACGCTGTCGCAGTTGCGGCTAAGCTCAAAACACAGAGGAAAGCAGCAAGACGGTTATCAATTAGGAATTTCACGGTTTTCACTCCTTGGATAAGCTGAAAGGGGACTAGCTAATTAGACTGTATCGAGAGCCTTGTCCTTAACGACGATGCAATTCCATTATTCACGATTGAATGGCACTGAAATAAGAGTTGAGAAATCGCCCAAAGCAGTGACATTTCGGAAAGTGGACAGCGCCCACCCGCCTTAAGTCAGTGCCATTCATTCATTATTCATTATTCATTATCCATTATTCACTCTTACCCTAGTTTAGCTTTCGCGACTTGCTCTTTCGAGCCGCTCGACGGTTTCGGGGTAATTGTTGAACTGTGCGAGTCCGAGGGCGGTATAGCCCCCATTATTTTGGGTGTCGAGTTTAACTCGGTGGGTAGCAAGCAGCAATTCTACTGCCTCGATATAGCCCCGATGACTCGCCCACATTAACGCGGTTGCGCCCGTCTCGTCCTGAATATTGAGGTCTGCACCCGCTTCGATTAACACTCGCATCATTTCGGTGTCGCCGCGATCGCTCGCAATCATCAGCAAGGTTTTACCGCGATCTCGGCGAATATTGACTTCCGCCCCAGCTTTCAGGAGTATCTCTGCAATATCCACCCATCCTTGTGCAAAAACTAGCGTTAAAGGCGTTTCGCCTTGATTATTTTGGTTGACATTTTTACTATTTTGTGATATGAGGTGAGCGATCGCGCGATCGCCTTGAACGGCAGCAAGCATCAAAGGCGTGTCTCCCTCCCCATTCGGGCAGTCTGCTTCCGCGCCCGCCTCCAACAGCGCGCGAACGACTTCGAGATGCCCTTCAATGGCAGCAAAATGCAGGGCGGTTTCCCCATCTTCGTCGCTGGCGTTGACATCGGCTCCGGCTTGCAGCAATAACTGCGCGATCGCGCTATTACCGTTGGCAGCAGCGAGGGCGAGAGGCGTTTCTCCCTCCGCATCGCGCAAGTTGACATCTGCTCCCGCTTGTAAGAGTTGCTCGACAATGGCGGGATGTCCTGCGTTAATGGCGGCGATCAGGGGTAAGGAATCATCGGTGAGGGGAGCATTTACATCAACGCCGCGAGCTAACAACACTCGAACGCTTTCGCCCTGTCCGGTATTAATAGCAGCATCTAACGCATCTTGGAGCGTCTCGGTATCGATGTCTGCGGTGAGGAGCGCCGGGACAACTTCAATCTGCCCCGATCGCAGCGCTAATTTTAGGGGTGTATCGCCATCCTTATCGCAAATATTTGCCTTAGCACCAGCGCTCAGAAGCCGTTTGACGATGAGGAGATAGCCCTTGTAAGCGGCAATAGCGAGGGCGGGAGTACCGTCTTCGTTGGTGGCGTTCACCTCTGCCCCGGCGTTAATTAAGGCTTCGACAACCTCAGCGCGATTGGCTGCGGCGGCTAACATTAAGGCTGTTGCCCCGTAGCGATCGCTTTTCGCATCAACTTCTGCCCCCGCTTCAATCAACAGTTGCACGATCTCTAAATTTCCAGCACTTGCAGCCCGCATTAACGCGGTTGTGCCGTCGCGCGCCCGAAGGGATCCGCTTTGCGGATCGCGTGCGTTAACATTTGCACCCTGCGCTAAGGCGGCTCGAACGCCTTCTAAATCGCCATTTCGAGCCGCTTGAAACAATTGACGATCCGCTTCGCGGATTCCTGTGGGTGCGCGATCCATTAGCGTCCGCCGGGAACTTGAACGCCCGTGCGCTGTAAGGCATCTTGGGTTGCGCGTCCGGGACTGTAATTGTAGCCGAACCCGCCGAAGCGATCGCTATCGTCCAGAATTTGCGGAGTCAGCAGCACAATCACTTCTCGCCGTTCGTTATTGGTTTGCGATTGTCTGAATAATGAACCCAAAATCGGAATATCGCCCAAAATCGGCACCTTACTAATTGTTGTCCGTTCCGAATCCTGGATAATCCCAGCCAAAATCAACGTTTGAGCGTCCCGCAAACGCAACAAGCCAGAACTGACTTCCCGGACATTAAGAAGAGAGATGATGTTACTACTATCTATGCCTAAATTCAATTGTTGAGTTGCCCCAATGGAAGCAACTCTCGGTGCTACTGAGAGCGTCACAAAACCGTTATCGTCGATGCGGTCTACTTTAATCGTTAAGCTCAATCCGGCATCGTCAAACGTGGGTTCTACAGTGCGCTCTGGATTGAGATTATTTGTCTGTGTCACACTTCTCAAACCTGTAACGACCCTCTGTACCAATTTCACTGTTGCTTCTTGCCCCTCCTGTACCACCAACGTCGGATCGCTTAGGATTTTGGCATTGTTGCTCTGAATTGAAGCTTGCAGGTTCGCGAGGAAGCGTCGGGGGAATTGGAAAAACGACGGCAGGGCTGCTGTAGCCGTTCCTAATGTTCCCTGAGTAACGCTAGTCGTCGGTGGCGTTCCGGGGTTAATTGTAATTACGTTATCCCTGGCAAGGGTTACATCGGTAATCCCTGTAGTAAATGGGTCGGTTGATAACCCAGCAACGCGGTTAAAGAAATCCAATGCCCCAGGAGCGGCAATTCGACTTAATGTACCCGTGATGGTATTAATCACGACCGTTCCCGGATCCGTTCCTGGAATTGCTGTGGTGTTGTTCAAATCCAAGAAGCTATTCCCACCTGCGAAGGGGTTTGCAATTGTCGGAATACTCGTCAAACTAGAGCGAGTCTGCGTCAAATTGGGGGGATTAAACGGTCCATAACTATAGAACATCGCACCCTGGTCTACCGACACGAAACCCGAACCGATATTAAACGAGAAACTGCTGTTAATCGCATCCTGTCCGAGCAGGTTAACATCGACAATCTTGACATTTAACGCGACTTGACGGGCGCGGGCATCGAGTTGCGTCAGGAAAGAGGTGGCAATCTCTAACAAGCGCGGCTCGCCCACCATCGTCAGAATATTCAGCCGGTTATCAGTGGAAACCGATAAACCTCTGAGTAAAAGCGGCCCAGTTGCACCACCCTGCCCGCCGCCGCTGTTGGCACTGACCGTCAGAATTTGGGCGGGGGCGCGTTCCGTCCTTACAACCCGTCCGGTTTCAGGGTCAACAATGGTTGTTTCCTGCTGGTTGAGAATTTGTACCGAGGCTCCCTGTGTCGCCAAGAAAGTCGCAGCATCCCCGGCTTTAACTTGGTTGAGGCGCAAGCTGCGGGCGATGAGATTTCGCGTTTCAATCGGCAGGGCTGCCCCCACCATAATCGTCGTGCCGTTGCGCTGAGCTTGCAGGCCGGATAGTTGCAAGACGTAGTTAAACGCATCCTGCACGGAAGCATTTTCTAAGTCCAAGGAGATATTGCGCGAGAGTTGAGCGGCTGCGTCTCCGCCTGCTTGACCGCCGCCGCCTCCCTCGACGTAAACGAGGTTTAACCCAGCAGAGCGCGCGAGGAAGCCTAACACTTCTCGCACCGGGGCATCTTTCAACACTAAACTATCGACTTTGAGCGCCGTTCCCAAATCGAGAATGGTGGGAGCGGTATTAACCGTCGATACGCCGATATCGCCGACTGGGGGCGGAACCGCTCTGGGTAAGAAGGCGGGAGCGGGAGCCGTGGGTTGTAGCGGTTGAGCGGGTGCGGCGAGCGTCCCGTCGAGGTTGAATTGGGTTTGGGGAACGTAGACTCCCGGCGGTGGGGTTTGAGAAACCGGACTGCCGTTGATGGTAATTCCGGGATTGGGAACGAGGACGTTAGGGTCTTGGGAGGGGATGACGTAGGGTTGAGCGACGGGAACGGGCTGGACTGCGCCTTGATTGTTGAAGGTCGGGACTTGTTGGGCGGGATTGCCGGGAACCGGGGCAAGTTGGACTTGAGCGAGTTGAAGGGGATTGCTGAGTTCCGTTTTTCTCGTCTGTGCGGTGCTTTCTGAAGCTGCGGCGCTTTCGGAATGTTCGGATGCCTTTGCCTCGGCTTCTTCTACAGGAGGAGCGATCGCTACAATGAGTTTTTCGCCTTCTTGTCGAATTTCTTTGCTAACGGGCGCGTTCTCTTCGCCTGTCACTGTAAGCTGGAGGTTGCCTTCACTGCTCGGCGTGAGGGCAATTTCAGCGATTCCGGGCGCGGGATTTTCCCGATGAAACCCTTCTTCCGGCAAGCTTAAAGCCGCCTTGGGAATTTCCGCAATTAAAACATTATCTCGCTGCTCGGTCTGAATCTGCGACGCAATTTCGCCTGCTTCACCTTCTAACTGCAAACCCACCTCAAGACCGCTCTCGGTGGATTCGACTCTAACATCTGAAATCTGAAGGGAATTTGCTGCCTGTGCGGGATTGATTGCCGCCACTAAGATCGGAGCAACCATTAAGATTCCAAGCTGATTTCGATATACTTTCACGGTGCAACTCCTCTACCGACCTAATACGCTGCTTACTTTATGGGTTGTTTATGGGCTAATCTTGGCTCGTGTCTTTAAAAGCCTGAATTTTCTACGCTCCAGCCGTGCGTAGCGTTTAATTTTTTTGACACGGCACACTCCTTATTTTTTTTAAGAGTGGCAGGATTTAGCGCTCATTCCCCAGCTTATTAAAAACGCGCGGTGCGGTTAATTATTGGGGAGTCCGGAGAAATCCTACCGATGCTAGACTGCTGGTTCAATATATCACGAAATTCGCCAGAATGATTGGGGGTAAAAAACGCGCGTCTGCCAGATGCACCGAGAACAAAATCAACAGATTTACCGCTCAAAGGGAAGTTAACAAATCGACAAATTCCGACAGGAATCTGATGCCGCATCGAATCCCTTACTTCGCCGGAGAAGGTTGCGCGCCTCCTGCCGCCGGTGCAGCTTTAGCCCCTTGTTTTGCTTTAGCCGCCTCTTCGAGTTCTTTAGCCGATCGCGGCACTAAAGTTTCTAAGGTAAATGTCGTTGCTAATTTGGGTTTATCGAGGGGAATAAAAGCGGTTTTAGCCGGATCGTAGAGGAGAACTTGCTCTTCTTTAACTTGAGAGCTAAAGTTCTTCACCGCAGAGAGTAGTTGTAGGGCTTCAATACTGCGAATGATAGATTGGGTTTGGTCGAAGGTTCCCTCCATCGCTACATCGTACTTGCGAGTTTGAAGCAGTCCGTTAGCTGCATCTCCCCAAGAGCCATCTTGAACGATCTCGGAATCTGCCGGTTTCCCTTGCTCGGCGGCGGCTGGAATAAATTTCACCAAAACCCCGCGTCGAGCTTCAATTTGACGCGCGAAGTCATACAAATAAGTATCTTCCTTATCCTGAGCGGCAAAAAGGCTGAGAATTTCCTGCTTTTGCACCTCAAGCTGCTGTTGTTCGGCGACTAATCGACTAATCTCTTGTTGGGCGCTGCGCAAGCGTTCGATTTGACTTTGAACGTTCTCCAGTTCGGTTTCCTTTGCCTGTAAATTTTCCCAAGCGGGTTTGACCATATACCAACCAATCGCGGCTCCCCCCGCCAAACCCGCCAATGCTAAGAGGACTCCGCCGACAGTCGGGCTAATACTAACGCCAAAAATCGTTGGATATTCGGGTGCTTCGGCTAATCCGCCTTCTAAGGCAAAATCATCGGCAAATGTCATGGTTCGAGTTTCTCCTCCCAATCGAGATTATTTAGGTGTTGCTGCTGGTGTTGGCGCTACGTTCGGACTTTTCGCTGCCGGTGCCGCTGCGTTTGCTCCCTCCGCCGCTCGCAAGCGCGTTGACAATCCAAGTGCGCCTTTACGTTCTAGCACGCGCAACAAATCGGGATCGGGGAGATTCGTCAGTTGAGTTTGAATTTGGTATTGAACGACTTGAGGAAGTTCGACTTGAACTTGTGTTTTGCCCGTTTGCTGGACGGTTCCGGGAAAGTTCGTCAGTTGGGCGCTTACCAGTCGCGTTTCTTTGGCTTCGAGCAAGGGCGATTTTTTCAGCGTCAGCAGGAAGTCGTTGACGGGCGCGTAAGTATCGGCGAATCCGGAAATCGTTAAAGCAATGGGGGCGGGGGTAGCGGCGGCGGGTGGAGTAGCTGCTGCTCCCGGCGAGGGCGACGGCGAGGGAGAGGGTGCGGCGGCGGGCTGAACCTCAACTTGTTTAATCGAGGCAACTTTGACGCGATCGGGAACGCGATCGCGGATATCCTGGAGAATCGCCGACCATGACTTAATCCGCCCGAAGATGCTCGCTAAACCATTCACTTGGCTGCGAGCGACTTCAATTTCTGCTTTCAAACTGTCGATTTGCTTCTGTTTCTCTTTGAGTTGAGCCAGTTCGACATTTCTCGCATCGATTTCTGCTTGCACTTGCTCGGTGCGCCATTGCACGTACCCCCATAATCCCAAGGCGATGGCAGGAAACAGCAGGCCGATCGATAGCCCTACATACAATGGCACTAAGGCTTGTTTGGGCAGAGGTCTCTTGCCTCTTCCGCCCCCCTTAGTCGGGATAGCGACGCGATCCTTGAGAAAGTTAATCTCAATACTGTACATAGCTCTTATAGCTCCCGCAGTCCTAAACCAATAACAACCCCTAATCCCGGCCTCATCACCGTTGAAATTTCTTCGCCCACATCTAAGGATAACGTCGTCACCGGATCGATCGCGGTCGTGGGCAAGCTCAATCGGCTGGTGAAAAATTCGTCCAGTTGACCGATTCCTCCTCCGGGTCCTGCCAGGTACAGTTGAGCGACTTCTAACTCGCTGCTTTGATTGAGATAAAAATCGATCGAGCGCCGTAACTCGTCGGCGAGTTCCCCTAACACTCGCAATAGTGCTGCCATACCGGGATTAATACCCGTTGCCCCCGTCCGAATCCCTTCTGAGGGGGTGTTTGGGATAGTCATCCCTTGCAGCATTTCCGTATCCCGCTGAGTTGGCAGGTTCATCGCTCGCGAGAGGGCGCTTTGCAACTGAAAAGTGCCGATGGGAACGGTTCGCGAAAATTGCGGAACTCCATCGACAATGATAGCAATTTCGGTACTCTCAAACTCGATATCGACGAGGACTGCGGCTTCTTGAGAGCCGAACTGTCGCAGTTGCTCTCGAATTGTGCGAATCAGCGCGAAGCTGTTAATCTCGAGAACGTCAACTTCGAGGTTCGCTTGCTGAAAGGTTTCTAAGTATGCGTCCGTGACTTCTTTGCGGGTTGCCACGAGTAGCACTTGCGTTTTTTCGATGCCGTCTTCATCTTGAAAGAAGCCTAATTGCTGATAGTCGAGATCGACTTCTTCGCGCGGGTAAGGAAGATAAAGTCCGGCTTCGTGGTTGAGAACCATCTCTCGCAACTCGTCCGGACTCAGTTCGGCAGGAACGGGGATAATGCGAATGATGGCATCGCGCATCGGAACTGCCGTCGCGACTTTAGTTACCTTGATACTATGTTTGGCGAGGGTTTCTTGAATCAGTTCGGCTAACGCCGGAGAATCAACGATTTGACCTTCTTCAAAAATTCCTTCGGGGACGGGTTCGCTAATGTAGGTCGAAAGTTTATAACTTTGCCCTTGCTGGCGCAGTTGGGCAATATTAATACGTTCCGGCGCGATTTCAATGCCGAGTCCTTTACCTTTTTTGGTAAATAAACGGGGAAGAGTTTTGGGAAATGGCGGTAGCTTGAGTGCTTTCTTCATAGAGGCAGGCAACCCGAGTCAACGGGAAAAACGGCAGGATGTCGTTTCGGCAGTCCTGGGAGACTATTTGACCTTAAATATACCTCAAGTGTTTTTCATCGTCTCGTTTTCTTTACTTTGGGGGTCTGGGGCCGCTCGTGCCGAGAATACTTCACAATAACACGAGGGAGCCGATTTTTTTACCACTAGAGGAATATAACCTAATTCGTAATTCGTAATTCGTAGTTCGTAATTCCTCACCCCGTCCCCTGTTAAGCTGAGCGAAGTCGAAGCGCCGTCACCCCATCACCCCGTCACCCCATCTCCCCTCATTATTCACCACTCACCATTCATAATTCATAATTCACCATCCCCCCGTCACCCCTCTCCCGATGCAACGAACAGGGAATAATGGATAATAGAGAATTTGCCGATTATCGTAAAACGCAATGCGAAAACTCGTCCGTCTGTGTCTGTTTGCCCTCGTGGGACTATTTGTCAGTCTGACAATAAGCTGCAATTCCGGTTCTGCCCCCTCCGCCTCGGGAGAACTCGAGTTCTGGACGATGCAGCTTCAGCCGAAATTTACGAGCTATTTCAATCCCCTGATTGGAGAATTTGAGGCGCAAAATCCGGGGACTAAGATACGGTGGACGGATGTTCCGTGGGAAGCGATGGAAAGTAAGATTCTCTCGGCGGTAGGGGCGAAAACTGCGCCGGATGTCGTCAATCTCAATCCGAATTTTGCCTCGCAACTCGCTACGCGCAATGCTTGGCTGCCTCTCGAGGGGAAAGTCTCGCCCGAACAGCAGCAGGAATATCTTCCGAAGATTT
Encoded proteins:
- a CDS encoding DUF4333 domain-containing protein; amino-acid sequence: MKFLIDNRLAAFLCVLSLAATATACGGKNDNQPVATTSPTGETPSATPSPTTSPTSKPTPAVPKSETTKKVEDFIKTSVPTTLKGVEATAVDCPPDVKIEAGKKFDCEVTIPQGKFKAAVEMKDDKGTITWNSKNVLNVASLEQTIKDEVKKQKQLDITIDCGSSKSPVRFFEKVGETFTCPATTADGKKGAAQITIKDETGQVSWKI
- a CDS encoding ankyrin repeat domain-containing protein; the protein is MDRAPTGIREADRQLFQAARNGDLEGVRAALAQGANVNARDPQSGSLRARDGTTALMRAASAGNLEIVQLLIEAGAEVDAKSDRYGATALMLAAAANRAEVVEALINAGAEVNATNEDGTPALAIAAYKGYLLIVKRLLSAGAKANICDKDGDTPLKLALRSGQIEVVPALLTADIDTETLQDALDAAINTGQGESVRVLLARGVDVNAPLTDDSLPLIAAINAGHPAIVEQLLQAGADVNLRDAEGETPLALAAANGNSAIAQLLLQAGADVNASDEDGETALHFAAIEGHLEVVRALLEAGAEADCPNGEGDTPLMLAAVQGDRAIAHLISQNSKNVNQNNQGETPLTLVFAQGWVDIAEILLKAGAEVNIRRDRGKTLLMIASDRGDTEMMRVLIEAGADLNIQDETGATALMWASHRGYIEAVELLLATHRVKLDTQNNGGYTALGLAQFNNYPETVERLERASRES
- a CDS encoding type IV pilus secretin family protein gives rise to the protein MVAPILVAAINPAQAANSLQISDVRVESTESGLEVGLQLEGEAGEIASQIQTEQRDNVLIAEIPKAALSLPEEGFHRENPAPGIAEIALTPSSEGNLQLTVTGEENAPVSKEIRQEGEKLIVAIAPPVEEAEAKASEHSESAAASESTAQTRKTELSNPLQLAQVQLAPVPGNPAQQVPTFNNQGAVQPVPVAQPYVIPSQDPNVLVPNPGITINGSPVSQTPPPGVYVPQTQFNLDGTLAAPAQPLQPTAPAPAFLPRAVPPPVGDIGVSTVNTAPTILDLGTALKVDSLVLKDAPVREVLGFLARSAGLNLVYVEGGGGGQAGGDAAAQLSRNISLDLENASVQDAFNYVLQLSGLQAQRNGTTIMVGAALPIETRNLIARSLRLNQVKAGDAATFLATQGASVQILNQQETTIVDPETGRVVRTERAPAQILTVSANSGGGQGGATGPLLLRGLSVSTDNRLNILTMVGEPRLLEIATSFLTQLDARARQVALNVKIVDVNLLGQDAINSSFSFNIGSGFVSVDQGAMFYSYGPFNPPNLTQTRSSLTSIPTIANPFAGGNSFLDLNNTTAIPGTDPGTVVINTITGTLSRIAAPGALDFFNRVAGLSTDPFTTGITDVTLARDNVITINPGTPPTTSVTQGTLGTATAALPSFFQFPRRFLANLQASIQSNNAKILSDPTLVVQEGQEATVKLVQRVVTGLRSVTQTNNLNPERTVEPTFDDAGLSLTIKVDRIDDNGFVTLSVAPRVASIGATQQLNLGIDSSNIISLLNVREVSSGLLRLRDAQTLILAGIIQDSERTTISKVPILGDIPILGSLFRQSQTNNERREVIVLLTPQILDDSDRFGGFGYNYSPGRATQDALQRTGVQVPGGR
- a CDS encoding PilN domain-containing protein, with amino-acid sequence MYSIEINFLKDRVAIPTKGGGRGKRPLPKQALVPLYVGLSIGLLFPAIALGLWGYVQWRTEQVQAEIDARNVELAQLKEKQKQIDSLKAEIEVARSQVNGLASIFGRIKSWSAILQDIRDRVPDRVKVASIKQVEVQPAAAPSPSPSPSPGAAATPPAAATPAPIALTISGFADTYAPVNDFLLTLKKSPLLEAKETRLVSAQLTNFPGTVQQTGKTQVQVELPQVVQYQIQTQLTNLPDPDLLRVLERKGALGLSTRLRAAEGANAAAPAAKSPNVAPTPAATPK
- a CDS encoding type IV pilus biogenesis protein PilM, with product MKKALKLPPFPKTLPRLFTKKGKGLGIEIAPERINIAQLRQQGQSYKLSTYISEPVPEGIFEEGQIVDSPALAELIQETLAKHSIKVTKVATAVPMRDAIIRIIPVPAELSPDELREMVLNHEAGLYLPYPREEVDLDYQQLGFFQDEDGIEKTQVLLVATRKEVTDAYLETFQQANLEVDVLEINSFALIRTIREQLRQFGSQEAAVLVDIEFESTEIAIIVDGVPQFSRTVPIGTFQLQSALSRAMNLPTQRDTEMLQGMTIPNTPSEGIRTGATGINPGMAALLRVLGELADELRRSIDFYLNQSSELEVAQLYLAGPGGGIGQLDEFFTSRLSLPTTAIDPVTTLSLDVGEEISTVMRPGLGVVIGLGLREL